DNA from Candidatus Campbellbacteria bacterium:
GCTGACCGGGCACGTCTTCCATGTATAAAGCTTAAACGCCTTAGTAGCATTATCAACCGATACAACAGTGAACCCGCCGATACCTCCCTCAAGAACATCAGCATGTGCAGACCACCACGTATCTCCATCATTGACTCCAATCGTTGCAGACTGGTTGTCCACCATAACATAGCCCGCCGTGGTAGAGTCTCCACTACCCCAAAGCTCAGACATGTCGGCGCTAGTTACCCCTATCTCCAACCTCGGCTTGTCAGCCCCAGTACGGCCTTGTATCGTCTGCCCGTCCGCGTCACCCGCGAGGAGAACATAGTTTGCTGGATTAAATGGTGTTGCACCAATGGTAAGCGCACCGACAGTTGCCGTACCCGTCACACCCAAGTCACCGCCCGTAGTAATACTTGTCCCAATGGTTGATGAAGCTGTTACCGAAAGAGCAGTAACAAAAAACAGCACAACGATCGGTGAAAGCCACTTTGAGAATTTTTCCATATAACTTTGAATTAGATTTAAAAATTAAAAATACTATTCACACCCTACTGCACCCGAACAGTAAGAAGGAGTTGAAGATATTGTTTGAGCAGTTCAATAAGTCGTTCCATAAGTATCAATACTAAATCTTGATTTGTTTCTTCTGTGGTGTGTTGTATACGTCTTCCACTTGAACCTCCTCCTGAAATTACTCCAGACTCACTTGCAACACACACACCTTCTGGTGTAATGGTAATGGTTGGGTTACCACCGACTGAAGCGAGCCCGAGTCGTGACTCCGTGTCGCTACACACCTCGCTCGTTACATATTGAGCATCCGCATCGTGGGTAAAACCAACTTTGTCAGCTGATGCAATAATAATAGCGGAACCATTATCAAGAGTGATTGAAAAATCAGTTGCGCTAATTGTTATGCTTGCAATCTCAGCACTACTTCCATAGATGGTTAGTTCATATCCACCAACATCAAGAATCGCTGTTGTTTCAAATGTGACATCATTAAAAGCAGCTTGTACAGAAGCAAAAAGGGGTACAAGCGACAAACCGAGAATGATGAAGAATTTAGAGATTTTTTTCATACACAACAAGTAAGAGATATTTCGTGACTTGTTATCCTATACACCAACAAAAACACATGCCTGTGTTGTAGATGCCACTTGCACGTAGCTCGCCCCATCACACACACAGAGATAATCGGACAGGTCAGAGTATGCGATTGTTCCCGCGCTACCTGCCGCACAAGCGACGGGTTCAGCGGATACGGGCACCAAACGGACCCTACCTTGTAGTGCCGTTTCTCCTCCCGCGGATGGATTAAGAATAATGTCCCCTCCTCCACTTGCCGTGAAAATCCAAGCCGATCCATCACCGCCAGTGTCAAATGTTGTTCCACTTCCAGATGACACATCACTAGGAAGTCCGACTGTTCCAGAAAAAGATGGGCTAGCAAGTGGTGCATAATCTGCTGGATCAAAAGTTGCATATTCGGGACTTTCTGGATCAAAAGGTGTTACACCAAGAACAAGTGCGCGCGAGGTTGTGGTACCCGTCACATCCAAATCACCTCCTGTGGTAATACTTGTGCCTATTGTCGAAGATGCGGTGACGCTTAACGCTGTAACAAAAAATAGTGCAATGATTGGTGAAAGCCACTTTGAGAATTTTTCCATATAACTTTGAATTGGATTAGAAAATTAAAAATACTATTTACATCCTACTGTCCTTGAGCTGCAAGAAGCAATGCTAGGTATTGTTGAAGAAGACCGATGAGTTTTTCCATAAGCATCAAGATAACGGGGTCGTTTGAGGAACCACCCCCACCACCTCCGCCTCCACCATCGTCATCATCATCCCCGTTATTGACATTCACGGTAACACTGTCGGTTGCTGAACCACCTGTGCCAGTACAACTAATTGCAAATGTCGTTGCGTTGATAAGATTACTTGAAGTATCACTCCCCGATGTTGCACCACCACTGATAGTAAATCCTGAAGAACTTCCTTGTGTAACTGAACATAATGTTGCATATGTTGAAGCCCATGTCAGTGTTGTTGCACCCCCCGTGCTCACAGGATTTGGAGAAGCGGTTAGGGTTGCTGTTGGAGTGGTGTCTTCCACGTTGATATTCACAACAACACTCGCCGTTGCTGTTCCACTTGACCCAGTACAACTGATTGCAAATGTTGTTGAAACAGAAATAGGGTCTGAAGAATCACTCCCTGCCGTTGCGCCACCTGTAGTAAATCCTGATTTTCCTCCCTGTGTCACAGAACACGAGGTTGCATATGTTGAACTCCACGAGAGGACAGTACTTCCAACACTTCGTGTGTATATGGGATTTGGAGAAGCGGTTAGGGTTGCCGTCGGAGGAGGTAAGGATGTTGTTGAAAAAACAGATGATGGAAACACTAATACAGAAGCTATAAGAAGAAATACAAAATACGAGATTGTTTTTTTCATAGGAGCAAGAGTTTTAGTTAGTGTGGGTAATACTTCTAGTGTAACAGTTTTTGTGGTGCTTTTTTACCTGTGGGGAAAGCTTACTTTCCATTCTTCAAAATATCAATCTGCACTTGGTACCCATCGGCAAGTGCCATCACTTCATCACCATAAAAAGCATACGATGGTTTAGACGCGTTTCCCCAGCCTGCAAAATAACGAAGTGACGCAAGACGTTCTGCTGCCCGAGTTCCCGCGGTTGCACCGTTGTCGCCTAAAAGAATCCCGGCCGCGGTGAAGGCGTCCAATGGATTGTATGGATTTGGTGGAAAGTTTCCAGAAACAGCTCCGATACGATCCTTATTTTTATCATACGGTGCACATGTTTGTGTTGTCTTGTCACATGAATACCCAGCGTATTGTGCCCATGTTGAAGGAATAAATTGTGCCGGTCCCATAGCGCCCCCCCATCCGTACCACGGCTTTGCAGACACCGGCATACTATCTGGGTTGAGCCCTAAATCTTTCATGAGTGTCCCAAAAATATATTTATCACGCTCCGGGTGCGAATCAGTAATCCAGTTTCCTGTTCCAAGATTTTCTCCGAGGCGTGTCTCTTCCTGAAGTGTTCCTAAAATAAGTGCTGCTCGCACACCAGTAACTTTTTGTACGTCTTGTGCAAAATCAATGGCCTCACCGAGGGAAATTGCTGATGAACCGCGAAGTTTGAAGAGCTCGGCGCGAATTTGTGCGGCCGTCTGTTGTTTCTGCGCAATAATCGTTTGGTAGACGGTTTCCTGACCCTTCGTCACGGTGAGCACCTCCTTTTTTTGTGCCTCTTGAATTTCAATTTTTTTCTTTTCAAGTTCTTGAAGTTTTTTGAGTTCAAGTTCATCTGCTTGTCGTTCTTCTAGGGTTACTTTTTCTTTATGAGTTTCATCCTTTGTTGATTCAATTTCTCGAAATGAACCCTGAAGCGCTACAGTAATCGCATCAAAAGAATCTAGGTCCTCAAAAAATTCTGAAATGTTTTCTTTAGCAAGAGCCACCTCTACAAGAGACACATTGTCTAATCGATTTGTTTCACGAATAAGTTGCGCGAGGGACTCTTTCTCTCGAGACATGCGGGCAGTGAGTTCATCTATGGTTTCTAGCTTGTCGCCAATTTCACCTCCAATTTTTTTAATGGAGTACGTGCGTGCCTGAATACCAAGTTGGGATTTTTTTATTTCACCATTGAGCAACGACACGTCACGTTCAAGTGACACGCGTTCGGTGCGTTTTTCATCAAGAAAAACCTGCTGAAATTCTATTTCTTTCTCAACTTTTTTGAGTTGCGCCTCAAGCTCTTTCTGCCGTGCTTCAACAGAGTCCTGTAGGGTTTCAGCAAAGACCGTGGAGCAGAATCCCACGGAGAGAATACTTATGAACAAAATGAGTAGGGAGCGTGAATGGCGCATAGAAGTGGCCAGACACCCGTTGGTATTGGACTACGCCTAGTTTTTTTCCGGCTTTTCTGTCTTTTCTGGCTTTTCCGCATCTTCTCCCGTGGCCTCTCCGCCTTCCTCTCCTTCTTCCTCTTTCTTGCCCCTCTTTTCAACTTCAATAGACTCCATGTCTATTTCAGCAACTGGCGCCTCCTCTTCTTCTTTCGGTTGTGACACAGATACTACTGTTTCTTCTAACTCTTCCTGAATGGCCACACCCGCGGGTACTGGTATATCTTTAATGGCGATACGACCCTCAAAGGTTTCAAGTGTCGATACATCTATTAGTATCTCATGTGGCAAGTCCTTTGGAAATGCTTCCACTTTAACTTCGTGCATAACTTTCATAAGTGTTCCTCCAAGGTTCTTAACTGCTGGTGACTCACCAACAAATACAAGGGGAACTTCTGTTTGCACCTTCTTTCCTTTCTCAATAACATAAAAATCAACGTGGCGAGCGATGTCAGTCACTGGATGAAAATCAACTTCGTGAATGAGCGCATCTTTGGGTTCACCCACACCCTCAAGAGTGATGACAGTTGACTCACCTGCTTCTTTCCAGAGCTTCTCAAACACCTTCTGATCAACAGAAATAGCTTGTGTTGGCTCTTTTGGACCATAGAGTACACCAGGAATACGCCCGTTTGCACGAAGCGTGTCTGGCTTTCCTCCATCTCGTTTTTGTATCTGTACTACCGTCATAGGTCACCAATAATCGCATAGAGACACTTAAAATGCAACCGTCCTAGAGAGCCCCAGTACAACGGCTCGGGTTTTTTGACCAAAATATCCTATTGAAGGGGTAACTCCTTTGACCATTTGAAATTCAGCGAGAGCTTGTTGGGTACGTGTGCCAAAATAACCAGTCGCACCAACCAAGAACAAAGTGCGAGCGAAAGAACCCGAGTTTTGTGTAATAAGAAATATTTGAAGTTTGACAACGTCTTGTCCACTATCGCCAAGGGTGAGGTCGCGTGAGTACTCATTTTTTTCTGAGATTGGACCAAGAAACACAACCATCTCTGGTGTGGGAATGCCACCAAGGGCAATGAATTGTACGATAAGAGATTTGAGCTGAATAAGAAGTGTTTGAAGAATCTTTGTGTCATTTTGGGGTACGGCTTCAGGCACTGCAGGGATTATTGGTTTTTTGTTATCCCCACCACCTCCACTTTCTTCCTCTTCTACCGAGCATGTAGACGTGGTGAACGATCTATCTGCACCATAAGCAATTCCAGCCGTCGGATTTGATGCCCACACCTTCACGTGATACAACGTTTCGCATACAAGTGACGTAAGACTTCCAGAAAAAACTCCCGTTGAAAAAACCCCGTTCTCTGTTGTTGTTGCACCATATGCCGTGGTGAGACCAAATGTAAAACCACGTGCTGTCACATTTTCTCCACCAGTTGTACTAATCGTCCCATTTCCAACCGCGGTAGTTTGTTCAATTGAAGATACCGCATCGGTCGTCACCGTAGGAACCACCACCTCAAGAACATCTTCAAGGTCAATGTGTGTTGTTCCTGTTCCGGTTCTTGGCGTCATCCAGTTGTCTGTTGCTCCGACAACAAGATCAAAAGATGGATTTGTTTCAAAATCAATCACCGATGCTGTTTGGACGGTCAGAACACCTGTCGCTCCATCAATGGTAAACGCCGAATCTGTATTCCCAGACACAATGGTGTATGTAAGCGTGTTACCACCATATGCGTCAGTCGCCGTGACCGTACCAACAACTGTATTTATAGGACTGTTTTCGGAAAGTGTAAGAGTATCAGGTGTAACCACGGGAGTTTCATTTCCAACAAAACACGATAGATCATAGGTTGAGATTTGATACCCGCCATCATTGCCAAGGTCAAGAATCGCTTCATTGAGCGCCTCTGTATATGCGCCATAAAAAGGGCCATAGCCGTCACCTGTAATCGTGGTGGTAAGCGTCGGCTGTCCGTCGATGACAAAGAAACCGGGTTGACCCGAGTCTCCACCCACAAGCGCTTCACTGAACGCATAACGCGTCGTTGTCGCCGGCGGAGTAAAAAACGAAAGCGACGCATGCCCGTCCATTGAACTGTATGAATAATCAAGGTCAACGATTGAGGCTTTTTGTTCCTGATCAAAAAGAATAAATGGCACTATGGGTTCAGAGAAGTAGCGTTCAACTTCTTCTTTACTCACAATCGGATAGAACGCTATTCCCGCAGGAACGTCGGCATTGAGGACACCGAGCTGAATGTCATCTTGGTTCGGCTGAAAAACAATTTCCACCTGGGCCTGTAAGGTGCGTGTAACAATCGTATTGTCATCCGCAATAAAAATAATCGTTGATCCATTGGTTATCGGAAAGTGATTTGCAAATACGATGTGTCGGGGAGAGATAAGAACGCCCGCCTTTGTAAAACTTGAATTGGAGTTCCACGGTGATGCTCCCGTCAAAGCAAGTGGAGTATCTCCTTCGGTGATCCACACAGTCGCACTTCTCGTCCACGGATCCATATCGGTTCCCCGCGTTGAAAAAATCTTTTTAGTGCTGTCGTTTGCAGTTAGACCCTCAATACGGTACTCAATCTCATGCTTCATTTCTGCTACGAGATCTGTTGAAAAAAGACCGACACAGCTTGCGGGAGCAAACACGTCGGCAAACACCACGGACACGACAATAGAAAAACACCCGACAAAAACCACCACAAACA
Protein-coding regions in this window:
- a CDS encoding cadherin domain-containing protein is translated as MSVVFADVFAPASCVGLFSTDLVAEMKHEIEYRIEGLTANDSTKKIFSTRGTDMDPWTRSATVWITEGDTPLALTGASPWNSNSSFTKAGVLISPRHIVFANHFPITNGSTIIFIADDNTIVTRTLQAQVEIVFQPNQDDIQLGVLNADVPAGIAFYPIVSKEEVERYFSEPIVPFILFDQEQKASIVDLDYSYSSMDGHASLSFFTPPATTTRYAFSEALVGGDSGQPGFFVIDGQPTLTTTITGDGYGPFYGAYTEALNEAILDLGNDGGYQISTYDLSCFVGNETPVVTPDTLTLSENSPINTVVGTVTATDAYGGNTLTYTIVSGNTDSAFTIDGATGVLTVQTASVIDFETNPSFDLVVGATDNWMTPRTGTGTTHIDLEDVLEVVVPTVTTDAVSSIEQTTAVGNGTISTTGGENVTARGFTFGLTTAYGATTTENGVFSTGVFSGSLTSLVCETLYHVKVWASNPTAGIAYGADRSFTTSTCSVEEEESGGGGDNKKPIIPAVPEAVPQNDTKILQTLLIQLKSLIVQFIALGGIPTPEMVVFLGPISEKNEYSRDLTLGDSGQDVVKLQIFLITQNSGSFARTLFLVGATGYFGTRTQQALAEFQMVKGVTPSIGYFGQKTRAVVLGLSRTVAF
- a CDS encoding 50S ribosomal protein L25, with amino-acid sequence MTVVQIQKRDGGKPDTLRANGRIPGVLYGPKEPTQAISVDQKVFEKLWKEAGESTVITLEGVGEPKDALIHEVDFHPVTDIARHVDFYVIEKGKKVQTEVPLVFVGESPAVKNLGGTLMKVMHEVKVEAFPKDLPHEILIDVSTLETFEGRIAIKDIPVPAGVAIQEELEETVVSVSQPKEEEEAPVAEIDMESIEVEKRGKKEEEGEEGGEATGEDAEKPEKTEKPEKN